One part of the Arachidicoccus terrestris genome encodes these proteins:
- a CDS encoding RagB/SusD family nutrient uptake outer membrane protein has translation MKTIKLNNLKYMWMLTTALVCLTGVSCSHNYLEITPTDRVSDAAILADSVLFEDYVINRYMGIQQTNKEAEGTPPGFGRGFEYALWSSLTDESMYTNDDNTWLIQRGQIAPENTGIAGTFWGRSYRGIRDINYALNHINEVPMSEGLKNRLTGELKFQRAFRYFDLIRNYGKVVLVGDRVYDLTDDFSSTDSLYVRSSIKDGIAYVRTQLDEAAGLLPVDHSSSNWALGRATKGAALALKSRLLLYAASPLYNAGSWSDAAKAAKDVMELQRYSLYQGGYGKIFLTPDNNPEIIFERLYATGAVHVALEIANGPNGYDGWGGNTPLQNLVDAYEMANGKAITAVGSGYDPAHPYENRDPRFYATILYNGAPYRGDTVWTYTPGGKDSKDGPSNWNTSKTGYYLKKFMNDNLPIVNPWGIAGTQPWIYFRYAEILLNYAEAQNEAAGPDNSVYSAINQVRERAGMPDLPEGLSQTEMRTAIRYERQVELAFEEHRYYDVRRWKIAEVTENEPAYGISVTKENGIFKYTRITALSGKHFETKQYWLPIPRAEILASDNKLEQNTGYGN, from the coding sequence ATGAAAACGATAAAATTGAATAACTTAAAATATATGTGGATGCTGACGACAGCATTGGTTTGTCTGACCGGTGTATCCTGTAGCCATAACTATCTTGAGATTACACCAACCGATCGTGTGTCCGATGCGGCTATTCTTGCTGACTCTGTATTATTTGAAGATTATGTCATCAACCGTTACATGGGAATCCAGCAGACCAATAAAGAGGCGGAAGGAACACCTCCCGGATTTGGCCGGGGGTTTGAATATGCGCTGTGGTCATCCCTTACGGATGAATCAATGTACACCAATGATGATAATACTTGGCTTATTCAAAGAGGCCAGATCGCTCCGGAGAATACCGGTATTGCCGGCACGTTTTGGGGAAGGAGTTACAGAGGCATCCGTGACATCAATTATGCATTAAATCATATTAATGAGGTGCCTATGAGTGAAGGACTTAAAAACCGGTTGACAGGAGAACTGAAATTCCAGCGTGCCTTCAGATATTTTGATCTCATCCGTAATTATGGAAAGGTTGTTTTGGTCGGGGACAGAGTATATGATCTGACTGATGATTTTTCATCTACCGACTCCCTCTATGTACGTTCGTCTATAAAAGATGGTATTGCTTATGTGCGTACACAACTGGATGAGGCGGCAGGTTTACTGCCCGTGGATCACAGTAGCAGCAATTGGGCACTGGGAAGGGCCACAAAAGGGGCAGCTCTCGCGCTTAAATCCCGCTTACTGCTGTATGCAGCCAGTCCGCTCTATAATGCAGGCTCCTGGTCAGATGCGGCAAAAGCGGCTAAGGACGTGATGGAACTGCAACGGTACAGTCTCTATCAGGGTGGGTACGGAAAGATCTTTCTGACTCCGGACAATAACCCCGAAATTATCTTTGAGCGGTTATATGCGACAGGAGCTGTGCATGTAGCGCTGGAGATTGCCAATGGTCCCAATGGCTACGATGGATGGGGCGGTAATACGCCGCTTCAAAATCTGGTAGACGCTTATGAAATGGCGAATGGAAAGGCCATTACGGCAGTCGGATCGGGATATGATCCTGCTCACCCTTACGAGAATAGAGATCCCAGATTTTATGCCACAATTCTGTATAATGGAGCTCCTTACAGAGGAGATACGGTATGGACATATACACCGGGCGGGAAGGATAGTAAAGACGGGCCTTCGAATTGGAATACTTCCAAAACAGGTTATTATCTGAAAAAGTTTATGAATGATAACCTGCCAATTGTAAACCCCTGGGGAATAGCCGGAACACAACCCTGGATCTATTTCAGGTATGCGGAAATTCTGCTGAACTATGCAGAGGCACAGAATGAGGCGGCGGGGCCAGACAATTCTGTTTACAGTGCCATCAACCAAGTAAGGGAAAGAGCAGGGATGCCCGATTTGCCTGAAGGGCTGAGCCAAACCGAAATGCGCACAGCCATACGGTATGAACGTCAGGTAGAGCTTGCATTTGAGGAACACCGTTACTACGATGTCAGACGTTGGAAAATTGCAGAGGTGACAGAAAACGAACCTGCCTACGGTATCAGTGTGACTAAAGAGAACGGTATTTTTAAGTATACCAGGATCACAGCCTTATCCGGTAAGCATTTTGAAACCAAACAATACTGGCTGCCGATTCCAAGGGCAGAGATTTTGGCTTCAGACAATAAACTGGAACAAAATACCGGGTATGGCAATTAA
- a CDS encoding glycoside hydrolase, translated as MKQYLRVLIQCFLSLSTFVVTQTSAAWGDKAEPAVSDFNRDTLVIRVEPDSTFQVIDNFGASDAWTCQYVGCWDDKVKNKIADLLFSMGKNASGDPKGIGLSAWRFNIGAGSGQQGEKSGIMDVWRRAETFLQENGMYDFNGAAGQTWFLRAAKRRGVSEFIGFCNSAPYMMTKNGLTFSTGGQTNLAPGQYGAFSDYLIKVVDGIKKKAGVDLDYISPVNEPQWDWSDSSQEGSPYSNKEIAALAKVLDARLTKAGLKTKISLAEAGQLNYLYEGAGKPQRGRQLQSFFSGNDSTSLLGLAHVDHCITAHSYFTTSPFGEAIRQRQKLADSLKVLQSHSGLKDLRYWMSEYCILGDNFGEINGAHRDLGMAPALYVAKAIHMDLTYAEASAWQWWLGISAYDYKDGLIYVDKTQPTGKFYESKMLWALGNYSRFVRPGFIRINSEVSGRAVTDSSILVSSFKDRASAKLALVIVNLGNTPRVISVGNDRHLRIRNKYVTSVNYNLKRFKIKRGRDIQLPSRSVITLTGVYR; from the coding sequence ATGAAACAATACCTCAGAGTCTTAATACAATGCTTCCTGTCGCTGTCCACTTTTGTTGTTACCCAAACGAGTGCCGCTTGGGGAGATAAAGCAGAACCTGCGGTATCAGATTTTAATAGGGATACCCTGGTAATCAGGGTAGAGCCGGACAGCACCTTTCAGGTAATAGATAATTTTGGCGCGAGCGATGCCTGGACCTGTCAGTATGTGGGCTGCTGGGACGATAAGGTTAAGAATAAAATAGCAGACCTGCTGTTCAGTATGGGTAAGAATGCCTCCGGGGATCCCAAGGGTATCGGGTTGTCGGCGTGGCGTTTTAATATCGGCGCCGGCAGCGGTCAGCAAGGTGAAAAAAGTGGCATTATGGATGTCTGGCGCCGCGCCGAAACTTTCCTTCAGGAAAATGGAATGTATGATTTTAACGGTGCTGCGGGACAAACCTGGTTTTTACGGGCCGCAAAACGCAGAGGTGTGTCCGAGTTTATCGGCTTCTGCAATAGTGCACCGTACATGATGACAAAAAATGGCCTGACATTTAGCACCGGCGGCCAGACAAATCTGGCACCTGGTCAATACGGCGCATTTTCCGATTACTTAATAAAGGTGGTTGACGGCATCAAGAAAAAAGCCGGTGTGGATCTGGATTATATAAGCCCGGTCAATGAACCTCAATGGGACTGGAGTGACAGCAGTCAGGAAGGAAGTCCTTACAGCAATAAAGAAATTGCTGCTTTGGCCAAAGTATTGGATGCCCGGTTAACCAAAGCCGGTTTGAAGACGAAGATTTCCCTGGCAGAGGCGGGCCAGCTCAATTATCTGTATGAAGGAGCGGGTAAGCCTCAGAGAGGCAGGCAGCTTCAATCATTTTTTTCTGGGAATGACAGTACTTCTTTACTGGGATTGGCTCATGTCGATCATTGTATTACAGCCCACAGTTATTTTACCACTTCTCCTTTTGGTGAGGCTATCAGGCAAAGGCAAAAGCTGGCCGATTCATTAAAAGTGCTTCAGTCCCATTCCGGTTTGAAAGACCTGCGATACTGGATGAGCGAGTACTGCATTCTGGGAGATAATTTTGGGGAGATAAATGGCGCTCACCGTGATTTGGGCATGGCGCCGGCTCTATATGTGGCTAAAGCCATTCATATGGATTTGACTTACGCAGAAGCCAGTGCCTGGCAATGGTGGTTAGGCATCTCTGCCTATGATTATAAAGACGGTCTTATTTATGTAGACAAAACGCAGCCGACAGGCAAGTTTTATGAAAGTAAGATGCTGTGGGCACTCGGTAATTACAGCCGGTTTGTTCGCCCGGGTTTTATACGGATCAACAGTGAGGTTAGCGGGAGAGCAGTAACTGATTCAAGTATTCTGGTAAGCAGTTTTAAAGACCGTGCAAGTGCAAAACTAGCACTGGTAATCGTGAATCTGGGAAATACACCTCGGGTAATTTCAGTTGGAAACGACCGTCATCTTAGGATCAGGAATAAGTATGTGACTTCTGTGAATTACAATCTGAAGCGTTTTAAGATAAAAAGGGGGAGAGACATTCAATTGCCATCAAGATCAGTAATAACGTTGACAGGTGTATATAGATAG
- a CDS encoding glycoside hydrolase family 2 TIM barrel-domain containing protein yields MIKNFEMEQGKKIRKYDHRANWALPAVLLKVCCLCCWYFGSTISVLSQLPADARLFNDGWAFHLGDLDPSSLSESSNDTLWQAITLPQDWSIKGPFNHRWASATGYLPGGIGWYRKIFKIGKTETGLRQYIYFEGVYKNSAVWLNGHLLGQRPNGFVSFYYDMTPYLKENGLNELLVKADHTDFADSRWYTGSGIYRNVYKVTAPPVHIPIWGVSVGTMKVKERTAELGIHIAIEKPVNAKDRIRIENVLLDADGNKVSAIRQECLLDTLDNRSVDTRMALAMARTWSTEDPYLYRLVTTLKLNGKKLGQYTTPVGIRQVRFTADSGLFLNGHALKLKGVCLHDDAGSFGTAVPMAVWKERLRLLKAAGCNAVRMTHNPHAPGIYDLCDQMGFLVIDEAFDEWELGKHKWITGWNNGVPGTDGYHSDFKKWWKTDLTDMIRRDRNHPSIIMWSIGNEIDYPNDPYSDPVLNEGHYPQIYGSGFMPEHPAAAALGSIAEALAGVVKILDPSRPVTAGLAAVMMADKAGYTDVLDVAGYNYQEYRYEADHKKYPRRVMYGSENGHGYRAWKAVTEHPFIIGQFLWTGVDYLGEASKWPSHGNEAGLIDLAGFKKPEYYFRQSIWSDRPMVYLGTSKSFRRLDLKNGRHGMARPVWNYLLGDTVNVYCYTNCKQATLMLNGVAIGTQSQNDSTHVIVWRIPFQPGKLTVTARDQRGITVQDNIQTVGNPDHIETTRRALDKCADENQICVVDIQVADKDGATVMSDSSVIQVDVAGGGRLIGLENGNVRDVQPYGGNRRKAYHGRLKAYIKVIQTGKRIKVSVNHPKVDTIKLQSSVFEIM; encoded by the coding sequence ATGATAAAGAACTTTGAAATGGAACAGGGAAAAAAGATCCGCAAATATGACCATCGGGCAAATTGGGCTTTGCCGGCTGTTTTGCTGAAAGTATGCTGTTTATGCTGTTGGTACTTCGGAAGTACAATATCAGTTCTTTCCCAACTTCCGGCAGATGCCCGATTATTTAATGATGGGTGGGCATTCCACCTGGGGGATCTGGATCCATCATCCCTGTCAGAAAGTAGCAACGATACTTTGTGGCAGGCTATTACCCTTCCACAGGACTGGAGTATCAAAGGGCCTTTTAACCACCGATGGGCTAGCGCCACAGGTTATCTCCCGGGCGGTATCGGTTGGTATAGAAAGATTTTTAAGATCGGGAAAACTGAAACCGGCCTGCGACAGTATATTTATTTTGAAGGGGTGTATAAAAACAGTGCAGTTTGGCTAAACGGCCATCTTCTGGGCCAAAGACCTAATGGGTTTGTATCTTTTTATTATGACATGACGCCTTATCTGAAAGAAAATGGCTTGAATGAACTACTCGTAAAAGCAGATCATACTGATTTTGCAGATTCGAGATGGTATACTGGGTCAGGTATATATCGCAATGTCTATAAAGTGACGGCTCCGCCTGTACATATCCCGATCTGGGGCGTGAGTGTCGGGACGATGAAAGTTAAGGAGCGGACGGCCGAACTCGGAATACATATTGCCATTGAAAAACCCGTAAATGCTAAAGACAGGATCCGTATCGAAAACGTGCTGCTGGACGCTGACGGAAATAAAGTGTCGGCTATCCGTCAGGAGTGCCTGCTGGATACCTTGGATAACAGATCTGTTGACACCAGGATGGCGCTTGCGATGGCCAGGACATGGTCTACCGAAGATCCGTATTTATACCGTTTGGTTACCACACTGAAATTAAATGGGAAAAAACTAGGTCAGTACACGACGCCAGTAGGTATCCGTCAGGTAAGATTTACCGCGGATAGTGGACTTTTTCTGAACGGACATGCGTTAAAATTAAAGGGAGTCTGTCTACACGATGATGCCGGTAGTTTCGGGACGGCGGTACCTATGGCTGTCTGGAAGGAACGCCTGCGGTTACTGAAAGCAGCTGGCTGCAATGCGGTCAGAATGACACACAACCCTCATGCGCCGGGCATATATGATCTATGCGATCAGATGGGTTTTCTGGTTATCGATGAAGCTTTTGATGAATGGGAGCTGGGAAAACACAAATGGATCACAGGCTGGAATAATGGTGTACCTGGCACCGACGGTTATCATTCGGATTTTAAAAAGTGGTGGAAAACGGACCTTACTGATATGATCCGAAGAGACCGGAACCACCCTTCCATTATTATGTGGAGTATCGGTAATGAAATTGATTATCCGAATGACCCTTATTCAGATCCGGTACTTAATGAAGGTCATTATCCCCAGATTTATGGATCAGGTTTTATGCCGGAGCATCCTGCTGCCGCTGCCTTGGGCAGCATTGCGGAGGCGTTGGCCGGTGTTGTTAAAATTCTTGATCCGTCAAGACCCGTAACCGCAGGCCTTGCCGCTGTGATGATGGCAGATAAAGCAGGCTATACAGATGTGCTGGACGTAGCCGGATATAATTACCAGGAGTATCGATATGAAGCCGATCACAAAAAGTACCCCCGCAGGGTCATGTATGGGAGCGAGAACGGCCACGGGTACCGTGCGTGGAAAGCCGTAACGGAGCATCCGTTTATAATAGGCCAGTTTCTGTGGACCGGTGTAGATTATTTAGGCGAAGCCAGTAAATGGCCCAGTCATGGTAACGAAGCGGGCCTGATTGATCTGGCTGGATTTAAAAAGCCTGAGTACTATTTCCGGCAATCTATCTGGTCGGATCGGCCAATGGTATATCTGGGCACATCAAAATCATTCCGGCGGCTGGATCTCAAAAACGGCCGTCACGGGATGGCCAGACCGGTTTGGAATTATTTGTTGGGGGACACGGTGAATGTATACTGTTATACCAACTGTAAGCAGGCTACGCTTATGTTGAACGGCGTTGCCATAGGCACGCAGTCACAAAATGATTCTACACATGTAATCGTGTGGCGAATACCTTTTCAACCTGGAAAGCTGACAGTTACAGCAAGGGACCAGCGTGGGATCACCGTACAAGACAATATACAGACGGTCGGTAATCCCGATCATATTGAAACAACCCGACGTGCACTAGATAAATGCGCAGATGAAAATCAGATCTGTGTGGTAGATATACAGGTCGCTGATAAGGACGGGGCTACTGTCATGTCGGACAGCTCGGTCATACAGGTCGACGTTGCCGGAGGTGGTAGACTGATAGGCTTGGAAAACGGGAATGTCAGGGATGTTCAGCCTTATGGAGGCAATCGAAGAAAGGCCTATCATGGCCGTTTAAAAGCATATATTAAGGTGATACAAACCGGGAAAAGGATAAAGGTATCGGTTAATCACCCTAAGGTGGATACAATAAAACTGCAAAGCAGTGTGTTTGAAATTATGTAG
- a CDS encoding SusC/RagA family TonB-linked outer membrane protein has product MQKKNVTPRSNLRCWPVKCQNYFYLCSLLVFLLITTTAISQSRVISGQITDPDGAPLAGTSIKVTGLSTGTVSDSLGVFHLKVNPPVSLVISRLGFVTKNINVTDQTNLSIQLTVSDENKLGDVVVVGYGTQKKTDVTGSITSVSADRLSKIPVTNVMQSVEGAVPGLTVTSTSGVPGSAPAVLVRGQNSITAGSGPYIIVDGIPLIKTVGSSLNDINPNDIESVVVLKDASATAIYGTQGSNGVILVTTKRGKAGKPQIRYNGYAGIENIAHVLQPRDGASYVQKYADYLTATGQTQSSPVPNYGELDNYNNDKTTDWVKEATRTGVLQDHNLSVSGGSDKVHYYFGGEYLKQRGVVRGYQYHRAGFRSNLDVKITDFLKIGTSSFFTANDYGGGRANLLNATAMSPYGNEFNDDGSFAIFPMYPELLYLNPLVGLTTSNMSKTVNINANAYAEVDFSSILKGLRYRLNAGYIYFPERYATYTGRPANDMLGTASVTNAHTSNYTIENLLYYDLDFGSSHLDFTGLYSAQQRKYMTTTAGAKGFVNDVLTYNNLGAGATQTSSSYSDQYRLNSQMIRLNYNYDSRYLLTFTARRDGSSVFGANTSKYGIFPSAAFGWNISNEEFMKKAGFVNNLKLRVSYGKTGNEAVGVYRTITTDNSIRQPFGGISTIGVVAGNLGNDNLHWESTKTFNLGLDFSLFNHRIEGTVDYYKNNTYGLLLSRSLPIITGYSSVLDNIGKTANKGLEISLNTRNIEWEEFGWETSIAFSTNKNKVVDLYGDDKDDLGNRWFLGHPIGVIYDYKLEGVWQEGEDPSSQDPGAKPGDLKFADLNGDHQITADDKSILGQTTPKWTGGITNTFHYGNVSLRIFIQTVQGLMKNNPDLNYGDETGRRNTPEDVGYWTPENKSNTRPSLAYNNTRGYAYPSSASYTRLKDVTLSYVFSQDMLDKLHLGGLTLYVSGRNLITDTEWIGWDPESNYSTRGSGDWVNNYPVTRSFVFGMNVSLK; this is encoded by the coding sequence ATGCAAAAAAAGAACGTAACGCCGAGAAGCAATTTGCGATGCTGGCCAGTTAAGTGTCAGAACTACTTTTATTTATGCAGTTTGTTGGTTTTTCTTCTGATAACAACCACTGCAATAAGTCAAAGCAGAGTTATTTCGGGACAAATCACCGATCCTGATGGTGCCCCCCTGGCTGGCACATCAATTAAAGTTACCGGTCTGTCTACCGGGACGGTTTCAGATAGTTTGGGTGTGTTTCATTTAAAAGTAAACCCTCCTGTTTCACTTGTGATATCTCGTTTGGGGTTCGTTACGAAAAATATCAACGTAACTGATCAGACAAATCTTAGCATTCAGTTGACAGTCAGTGATGAAAATAAGTTGGGCGATGTTGTCGTTGTCGGATATGGTACCCAAAAGAAAACCGACGTTACCGGTTCGATTACCTCAGTATCGGCTGATAGATTATCTAAAATTCCAGTGACCAATGTTATGCAATCTGTAGAAGGTGCCGTTCCCGGCCTGACAGTCACTTCTACTTCGGGTGTGCCAGGCAGTGCCCCTGCAGTGTTGGTAAGAGGCCAGAATTCGATAACAGCCGGCAGTGGTCCTTATATAATCGTTGATGGAATTCCTCTGATCAAAACAGTGGGCTCATCATTAAATGATATTAATCCAAATGATATTGAATCTGTTGTCGTGCTGAAAGATGCCTCTGCCACGGCAATTTATGGAACCCAGGGGTCTAATGGAGTCATTTTGGTGACGACGAAAAGGGGAAAAGCCGGCAAACCTCAGATTCGTTATAACGGTTATGCCGGTATTGAGAATATAGCCCATGTCCTTCAGCCAAGAGACGGCGCGTCCTATGTCCAGAAATATGCCGATTATCTGACGGCAACAGGACAGACGCAGTCCAGCCCTGTCCCCAATTATGGCGAATTGGATAATTATAACAATGATAAAACAACCGACTGGGTGAAAGAGGCAACAAGAACAGGGGTTCTGCAGGATCATAACCTCAGTGTTTCAGGCGGCTCAGACAAAGTCCATTACTATTTTGGTGGTGAATATCTTAAACAACGGGGCGTTGTCAGGGGATATCAATATCACCGGGCCGGATTCCGATCTAATCTGGATGTGAAAATAACTGACTTTCTAAAAATAGGGACTTCGTCATTTTTTACCGCAAATGACTATGGAGGTGGCCGGGCCAATTTGCTGAATGCAACGGCAATGAGCCCTTATGGCAATGAATTTAATGATGACGGTAGTTTTGCCATTTTTCCGATGTATCCAGAACTACTGTATTTGAATCCGCTTGTGGGGCTGACTACATCCAATATGAGTAAAACTGTGAACATTAATGCTAACGCCTATGCTGAAGTGGATTTTTCCAGCATATTGAAAGGACTCAGGTACCGATTGAATGCAGGTTACATATATTTTCCCGAAAGATATGCAACCTATACAGGCCGGCCGGCTAATGACATGCTTGGAACTGCCAGTGTGACCAATGCGCACACGTCAAATTATACCATTGAAAATCTATTGTATTACGACCTGGATTTTGGCAGTAGCCATCTGGATTTTACCGGCTTATACAGTGCTCAGCAGCGAAAGTACATGACGACTACCGCCGGAGCCAAAGGCTTCGTCAATGATGTATTGACCTATAATAATCTCGGAGCAGGGGCCACACAGACAAGTTCATCATACAGTGATCAGTATAGATTGAATTCCCAGATGATCCGTCTCAATTATAATTATGACAGCCGTTATTTGCTCACGTTTACTGCCCGCAGGGACGGATCCTCTGTGTTTGGGGCCAATACCAGTAAATACGGTATTTTTCCTTCGGCCGCTTTTGGCTGGAATATTTCCAACGAGGAGTTCATGAAAAAGGCTGGATTTGTCAATAACCTGAAACTCAGGGTGTCTTATGGTAAGACTGGTAACGAGGCGGTAGGTGTTTACAGGACGATTACGACGGACAATTCTATTCGTCAGCCTTTCGGTGGTATCAGCACCATTGGTGTGGTAGCGGGCAACCTGGGAAATGATAACCTGCATTGGGAGTCCACCAAAACATTTAATCTGGGTCTGGATTTCAGTCTGTTTAATCATCGCATTGAGGGCACCGTTGATTATTATAAAAACAATACATATGGGTTACTGTTGAGTCGGAGCCTGCCGATTATTACCGGTTACAGTTCTGTATTGGACAATATTGGAAAAACGGCGAATAAAGGCCTTGAGATCAGTCTTAATACCAGAAATATAGAGTGGGAGGAATTCGGTTGGGAAACCTCCATCGCATTCTCCACCAATAAAAATAAGGTCGTGGACTTATACGGCGATGACAAAGATGATTTGGGTAATAGATGGTTCCTTGGGCATCCTATCGGTGTTATTTATGACTATAAACTGGAAGGGGTCTGGCAGGAAGGCGAAGATCCTTCCAGTCAGGATCCGGGTGCCAAACCCGGGGATCTGAAATTTGCGGATCTAAACGGAGATCACCAGATCACCGCCGACGACAAATCCATTCTCGGTCAGACAACACCTAAATGGACAGGTGGTATAACCAATACATTCCATTATGGAAATGTCAGTTTGAGGATTTTTATTCAGACAGTTCAAGGGTTGATGAAAAACAATCCGGATCTAAACTATGGGGATGAGACAGGCAGACGCAATACGCCGGAGGATGTCGGCTACTGGACACCGGAAAATAAAAGCAACACCCGCCCTTCATTAGCCTATAATAATACCAGAGGATATGCATATCCTTCCAGTGCGAGCTACACCCGTCTGAAGGATGTAACACTGAGTTATGTTTTCTCACAGGACATGCTGGATAAATTGCATTTAGGTGGGCTCACACTATATGTAAGCGGCAGAAATCTGATCACAGATACCGAATGGATCGGATGGGACCCGGAATCTAACTATTCTACCAGAGGTTCAGGAGACTGGGTCAATAACTATCCGGTGACCAGATCCTTTGTCTTTGGAATGAATGTCTCACTTAAATAA
- a CDS encoding RagB/SusD family nutrient uptake outer membrane protein, whose translation MKNIILSLGFIGCIFSTWSCNKSFLEETPQSSYTPVTLKDSLGFQAALVGLYNHLENYYSWSSRQGWPGVWQVGTDVANSTANQEGIEIPYYDYGKLTPTDAASQRIWTLNYQMINLTNIILDNADASDLTGVSDNNKKAIEAEAKFFRGFAYNYLATLYGGVPLLTHALTGPKTDFVRANLDSVNQLIVSDLEYAKANLPDIEDVPTNTNGKLYGRANKYMAMQLLAKVYLRIGKPDMAEGNTQAIINSGRFSLVKQRYGVKAGQPGDPFSDMFVYGNERRNQGNTEAIWVLELENPSSVVGGISDNPQQRRVWGAAYYNIKGMVICDSLGGRGIARLRLSNWVLYGLYQNGDMRNSQYNIRRHYYYNDPASDKYGQMVPYTGTDTLFKICPSTTKWGQFDPNDVFGYAMIKDFILMRLGETYLLQAEAQFDQGKLAEAAASINVLRARSFPDYPISGKVDAGDITLDFILDERARELVGEENRRLTLMRTKTLVERVKRLNLNDAQHPVTGISKTNLLLPIPLDEIQLNKDGVLEQNPGYN comes from the coding sequence ATGAAAAATATAATATTATCACTTGGATTTATCGGCTGTATTTTCAGTACATGGTCATGCAATAAAAGTTTTTTGGAAGAAACGCCACAGTCTTCCTATACACCGGTAACGTTGAAAGACTCTCTGGGGTTTCAGGCCGCTCTTGTCGGTTTATATAATCATCTGGAAAATTATTATTCCTGGTCTTCCCGCCAGGGATGGCCGGGCGTCTGGCAGGTTGGAACAGACGTGGCGAATTCGACCGCAAATCAGGAAGGTATTGAAATTCCCTATTATGATTATGGAAAATTGACGCCTACAGATGCAGCTTCACAACGTATCTGGACGTTGAACTATCAGATGATTAACCTGACCAACATTATTTTGGACAATGCAGACGCATCGGATCTGACGGGAGTATCCGACAATAACAAGAAGGCGATAGAAGCAGAAGCCAAGTTTTTCAGGGGATTTGCCTATAACTACCTGGCGACTCTCTATGGCGGTGTGCCATTATTAACGCACGCGCTTACAGGGCCTAAAACCGATTTTGTACGCGCCAATCTGGATTCTGTAAACCAGCTTATTGTGTCTGATCTGGAATATGCCAAGGCGAATCTGCCGGACATCGAAGATGTACCCACTAATACGAATGGCAAGTTGTATGGCCGGGCCAATAAGTATATGGCAATGCAATTACTGGCAAAGGTATATTTACGGATAGGAAAGCCAGATATGGCAGAGGGAAATACCCAGGCTATTATCAATAGCGGGCGGTTCAGCCTCGTGAAGCAACGCTATGGTGTCAAAGCTGGTCAACCCGGAGATCCTTTCTCTGATATGTTTGTTTATGGTAATGAACGCCGGAACCAGGGTAATACGGAAGCAATCTGGGTGCTCGAACTGGAAAACCCAAGTTCTGTTGTGGGCGGGATTTCTGATAATCCTCAGCAACGCAGGGTTTGGGGGGCGGCCTATTATAATATTAAAGGAATGGTGATCTGTGATTCTCTGGGAGGAAGAGGGATTGCCCGACTCAGGCTGAGCAATTGGGTGCTTTATGGCCTTTATCAAAACGGAGATATGCGGAATTCTCAATACAATATCAGACGCCATTATTATTATAATGATCCCGCCAGTGACAAATATGGACAGATGGTGCCTTACACCGGAACTGATACATTATTTAAGATCTGCCCCAGTACGACAAAATGGGGGCAGTTTGATCCCAATGATGTGTTTGGATATGCCATGATTAAGGATTTTATTTTGATGCGCCTTGGAGAAACCTATTTATTGCAGGCCGAAGCTCAGTTTGATCAGGGTAAGCTTGCGGAAGCTGCGGCCAGCATTAATGTGTTGAGAGCCCGGTCTTTCCCTGATTATCCAATAAGCGGTAAAGTCGACGCAGGAGATATCACGCTTGACTTTATTTTAGACGAAAGGGCAAGGGAGTTGGTCGGAGAGGAAAACAGGCGTTTGACGCTCATGCGTACTAAAACGCTGGTGGAGAGAGTTAAAAGATTAAACCTGAATGACGCACAACACCCTGTTACAGGGATTAGTAAAACGAACCTGCTACTTCCAATCCCGCTGGACGAGATTCAGTTGAATAAGGATGGGGTGCTGGAGCAAAATCCTGGTTATAATTAG